The Thermodesulfovibrionales bacterium genome contains a region encoding:
- a CDS encoding peptidase U32 family protein produces the protein MKKPELLAPAGDFEKLKTAIHYGADAVYLGDSRFSLRGMARNFGPDELKRAVAYARERGVKVYVTVNIFPHNRDLPGIEEHVETLKNIRPDAVILSDPGIFKMFKRIAPEIDLHVSTQANITNRESAGFWEGLGARRLVLSRELSVGEIREIREETSLELEVFVHGSICISYSGRCYISSFLASRSANAGACTNSCRWNYTLMEEKRGGEYFPVFTDDRGTYVMSSRDLCMIEHLDILAGAGIDSFKIEGRMKGINYVAGVVKTYREA, from the coding sequence ATGAAGAAACCTGAACTCCTCGCTCCGGCCGGCGATTTCGAGAAACTGAAGACCGCCATCCATTACGGCGCCGATGCAGTCTATCTCGGAGATTCCCGTTTCAGTCTGCGGGGGATGGCTAGGAACTTCGGTCCCGATGAATTGAAGAGGGCCGTCGCTTATGCCCGTGAGCGGGGGGTGAAGGTCTATGTAACGGTTAATATCTTTCCTCACAACAGAGACCTTCCCGGCATTGAAGAACATGTGGAAACCCTTAAGAATATCAGGCCCGATGCCGTCATCCTATCGGACCCGGGAATCTTCAAGATGTTCAAACGGATCGCTCCCGAAATAGACCTCCATGTGAGCACGCAGGCGAATATCACGAACAGGGAATCTGCGGGTTTCTGGGAGGGCCTCGGGGCGAGGCGGCTCGTCCTGTCGCGCGAGCTGTCCGTAGGAGAGATCAGGGAAATCCGGGAAGAGACATCGCTCGAACTCGAGGTCTTTGTCCACGGCTCGATCTGCATATCCTATTCGGGGCGTTGCTACATCAGCAGCTTCCTCGCATCGCGGAGCGCCAACGCAGGAGCCTGCACCAATTCGTGCAGGTGGAACTATACCCTCATGGAAGAGAAGAGAGGGGGGGAATATTTTCCGGTCTTCACGGACGACAGGGGCACCTACGTCATGAGCTCCAGAGACCTCTGCATGATAGAACACCTCGACATCCTCGCGGGGGCGGGGATAGACAGTTTCAAGATCGAGGGAAGGATGAAGGGGATCAATTATGTCGCGGGTGTCGTGAAGACTTACCGCGAGGC